The following proteins come from a genomic window of Triticum aestivum cultivar Chinese Spring chromosome 6A, IWGSC CS RefSeq v2.1, whole genome shotgun sequence:
- the LOC123131616 gene encoding RGS1-HXK1-interacting protein 1: protein MTDAPSAPAGDSPPPQQQPESGGSISSMVASSASSAAAAAADYTRRGEAFGADLAAAARTAVDTAHAHAYSSAIAASDAANAAMSGALAAVPTITQAAKEELEWVKKEYFAREQMALGKIKEGVIMAFEHPGIAAGSATVAGIVLLKRPRSYLIQRVRRVFVSKETLLSGIQAEVNHMRQTVNLMSNESQKLMDRAATAEKRFQKGWNTLREEGRAIQTELKQISDIENQAVGLKGILDQLPRAHASEFRSEISGLASQVKKEKRVLNSALTKIVNYGVPI, encoded by the exons aTGACCGACGCGCCGTCCGCTCCCGCCGGCgactcgccgccgccgcagcagcagccAGAGAGCGGCGGGTCCATCTCCTCCATGGTGGCCTCCTCCGCGTCctccgcggcggccgcggccgcggacTACACGCGCCGGGGCGAGGCCTTCGGGGCCGACCTGGCCGCCGCCGCCAGGACCGCCGTCGACACCGCCCACGCGCACGCCTACTCCTCCGCCATCGCCGCGTCCGACGCCGCCAACGCGGCCATGTCCGGCGCGCTCGCCGCCGTCCCAACAATCACCCAGGCCGCTAAG GAAGAGCTGGAATGGGTGAAGAAGGAGTACTTTGCTCGTGAGCAGATGGCGCTGGGCAAGATCAAAG AGGGTGTCATCATGGCCTTCGAGCATCCGGGCATTGCTGCGGGCTCAGCCACGGTTGCAGGAATCGTGCTGCTCAAAA GGCCAAGGAGCTACCTAATCCAACGTGTACGGCGTGTATTTGTCAGCAAGGAG ACCCTACTTTCTGGTATCCAGGCTGAAGTGAATCACATGCGGCAAACAGTCAATCTTATGTCGAATGAAAGCCAAAAACTGATG GATCGAGCTGCAACAGCAGAAAAAAGATTCCAGAAAGGATGGAATACACTCAG GGAAGAAGGGCGTGCCATTCAAACTGAGTTGAAGCAAATCAGTGATATTGAAAACCAAGCAGTAG GTCTCAAGGGAATTCTTGATCAGCTTCCAAGAGCACATGCATCTGAATTTCGATCAGAG ATTTCCGGCCTAGCCTCTCAGGTCAAGAAGGAGAAGCGTGTGCTCAACTCCGCCCTCACGAAGATTGTGAATTATGGCGTCCCTATCTAA